In Halomonas denitrificans, the genomic stretch CGGATGTCCTCGTGCAGCGGGCTGATCCGGTCGATCGGCAGCGCCGCGATCTTGACGTCGCGCCCGGCGTCGTCGCTCATCTCGAGGTAGCCGATCGGCCGGCAGCGGATCACCGAACCCGGGATCAGCTTCGGCCGGATCAACACCATGACATCGACCGGATCGCCGTCCTCGGCCAGGGTGTTCGGAATGAAGCCGTAGTTGCACGGGTAGCGCATCGAGGTCGCCAGCAAGCGGTCGACGTGGATCGCGCCGGTGTCCTTGTCGACTTCGTACTTGACCGGTTCGCCCTCGTTCGGAATCTCGATGATGACGTTGAAGTCGTCGGGCGGATTCTCGCCGGCGGAAATCTGGTTGACGTTCATGCGGGCTCGGCTTCCTGGTCCTTGGCTGGTCGATGACTGGTGGTTGAATCCGGTGTGCCGTCCGCGGCTCGCACCATCAGAGGCTGGGCGATGTGTCGTTCGCGAGGCCGCGCGGCCGCCGACGAGCCGAACATTCTACCGCGACTCAACCGCCCTGGACGTCCACTCCGTACCACGCGGCCATCACCGCTTCCAGGTCTTCGAGGCCGATGCCCTTGGTGGCCGAAAACGCCTGGACCGTGGCCCGACCGCCGAACGCCTGCCGCACCGCCCGCACCGCCTCGACCCGCTTGCCGTGGCCCAGCTTGTCCGCCTTGGTCAGCACCACGTGCATCGGCAGGTGGCGGTGCAGCGCGAACTCGGCCAGCTGGCGGTCCGTGTCCTTCAGCGGGTGGCGGATGTCCATGACGATGACCAGGCCGGCCAGCGCGGCGCGTTTCTCGAGGTAGCCCTGGATCAGGCCCTGCCAATGCTTCTTCATGTCGCCGCTGACCGCGGCGTAGCCGTAACCGGGCAGGTCGACGAGATGGCGCTGCTCGTCGAGCTGGAAGAACACCAGCTGGCGCGTCCGGCCGGGCGTGCGGCTGGTGCGAGCAAGCGACGTCTGCCGGCACAGCCGGTTGATCAGGCTGGACTTGCCGGCGTTGGAGCGCCCTGCAACGGCCACCTCGATGCCCTCGTCGGGCGGCAGCTGTGGACGGTTGTGGACACTGATCCGGTACACTGCCGAATGCAGCAGACGGCGAATATCGCTCATGCTCTGGTCTGCGCGGGTCGATCCGGCGATAATAGCGGATTGGCCCGTCGGCCGACGGGACCGGCACGGACGACTGCAGCATCCCTGCAGACGGTCGGGCCGGACACCAACCCTATTCGAAACCAACGCTTCATGGAGCGACCCACGATGCTTCGAGCAGCCCTCCTCCTTCTTGCCCTGGCCTCGACGGCCGCGTTCGGCGCCGGCGACCCGGCGGCCGGAGAATCCAAGGCCTCTGTCTGCGCGGCCTGTCACGGCATGGACGGCAACAGCCAGATCGCCCAGTGGCCCAAGATCGCCGGCCAGCACGCCGACTACACCGCGCGCCAGACCCGGATGGTCCGAGACCAGCAGCGCGAAGTGCCGCAGATGTACCCGATCGTCATGAACCTGAGCGACGAGGACATCGCCGACATCGCTGCCTGGTACGCGACGCAGGAAATCGAACCCGGCGTGGCCGACGAGGCGCTGGTCGACCTGGGTCGATCGATCTATCACGGCGGCAACATCGAGTCCGGCGTGCCGTCGTGCATGGCCTGCCACGGGCCGACCGGGAACGGAATTCCCGAAATGGGCTACCCGATGCTGCGCGCCCAGCACGCGGACTACACTGCCGACCGCCTGCGCCGCTACCGCGACGGCCAGTCCTACGACAGCAACAGCGCGATCATGGTCGGCGTCGCCGCGAACCTCACGGACGAGGAAATCGACGCGGTGAGTTCCTACATCGAAGGCCTGCATCGCTCCGCGCCGGCGGGGAACTGACCGCGCTCGCCGCGGTCAGTAGAAGTTCAGCGGCGGCCGACGGTGCCGCCGGACTCCGATGGGAAGCGAGATGACGGGATGCCGCGTGGCGTTCAGGATCATCTCCGGTCCCGCGACCGAATCATCGAAAGGAAATCGCTGACCATGACAGCTGCTACCAGACTCGTTGCCGGCGCCACGTTCTTCGTCGGCCTGCTTTTCGCACCTCTCGCCCAGGCCCAGTTCGTCGAGGGCACCCACTTCGAACGGATCGACGGACCGGCCGCGGCCGAGACCGACGGCGGAATCGAGGTCGTCGAAGTGTTCAGCTACATGTGCCCGCACTGCCGCAACTTCCAGCCCTACGTCAGCGCCTGGGAAGAAGAACTCGCCGAGGACGTGACCTTCCGCCGCGTGCCGGTGTCCTTCAACCGGTCGTGGGAACCGTTCGCCCGTGCCTACGTGACCGCAAACGTGATGGACATCCTCGACGAATCGCACGTGGCGCTGTTCGAAGCGCTGCACGATGAGCGCCGCTCGATCCGCACGCTGTCCGATCTGGCGGAGTTCCACAGCCAGTTCGGCGTCGACGCCGAGGCGTTCGAATCCACCGCCGGCTCGTTCCCCGTCGAGGCCGCGATGCGCAAGGGCCGCGCCGAACTCGGCAAGTGGGGCATCCGGTCCACGCCGACGCTGGTGATCAACGGCAAGTGGCGGGTCAGCCCGCAGCGCGGCAGCACCTTCGAGGACATGCTGGCGGTCGCCGATTACCTGATCGAGCGCGAACGCGCCGAGACGGCCGCCGGCACCGACGACGACAGTGCAGGCGAGGCCGATGCCGGAGCCGCCGCGACCGCCGAATCCTGATCGCCCCCGGTCGCTGGCCGGCCGGGCTCGATCGGCCCGCTCCACGTGACGGGCGAGGGTCCGGACCAGCTGCGACTGGTCAGCTACAACATCCAGGCCGGCACCAGCACCGCCAACTACCGCGAGTACGTCACCCGCAGCTGGCGGCAGGTCCTGCCGAACAACCAGCGGATCGACAACCTCGATGCGATCGCCGACCTGGTCGGGCCCTACGACATCGTCGGGCTGCAGGAGGTCGATTGCGGAAGCCTGCGCTCGGGCTTCGTCAACCAGGCCAAGTACATCGCCTCGCACGCCGGCTTCCCCTGGTGGACGCACCAGGCCAACCGCAAGGTCGGCGTGATCGCCCACGCCGGCAACGGTGTCCTCAGCCGCTACGCTCCGGACCAGGTCGACGAACACCGCCTGCCGGGGGCCATCCCCGGGCGCGGTGCCCTTGTACTCAAGTTCGGTGGCGGGCCCGATGCACTCTGGCTGGTCGTGCTCCATCTCGCCCTCGGCAGGCGCGCACGGCTGCAGCAGCTCCGCTACGTCGCCCACCTGGTCGACCGCCAGCCCAACGTGGTCGTGATGGGCGACCTGAACGCCGGGCCGGAAAGCCGGGAAATCCGGGAATTCTGCTCGAACGCGGGGCTGATCGAGCCGCGCCGCGACCTGCTGACCTTCCCCAGCTGGCGCCCCCAGCGCGCGATCGACCACATCCTGGTCTCGCCGGGGCTCGACGTGCTGGAACTCGACGTGCTGCCGAGCACGCTCTCCGACCACCGACCACTGGCCATGACGATCGGGCTGCCGGCCGGCGTCTCACTGCAGCGCCATGCGCAAGGCAACGACCAGCAGTAGCGCGCCGAACACCCGGCCCAGCCGCTCGGAGCCCAGCCGTTCGGCCAGTCGCGCGCCCAGGGGGGCGGAGGCCAGCCCGGCGAGGCCGACCAGCACCATTCCCGGAAGATACAGGTGGCCGAACAGGCCCGGCACCGCGCCCGGTTCCAGACCGCGCAGCGCGAAGCCCGTCGCGCCGGCCAGCGCGATGGGCCAGCCGCAGGCCGCGGCCACCGCGACCGCGCGAAGCGGGGAGTAGCCGTTGTGGACGAGGTACGGGACGTTGAAGCTGCCGCCGCCGATACCGATCAGCGCCGAGAGCGCTCCGATCAGCGGGCCGGCCGCCCACCAGCCGCGGGCTTTCGCCGGTCGGTGCGCTCGCGCGGGCCGCACGGCGAACAGCATCCGCAAACCGATCACTGCCGCCAGCGCGCCGAACACGCGGGCCAGCACCGCGCCCCCGAGCGCCGGCGCGATCCAGCCGCCGAACAGCCCGCCCAGGGCCAGCGCGGGGCCCAGCCGAAGTGCAGCGGCCCAGTCCATGCGCCCGCCACGCGCATGGGCCAGCGCGCTGCTCGCCGAAGTCAGGAGCATGGAGCCGAGGGCAGTCGCCACGGCGGCGGGTACCGCGGCATCGACCGACAGCCCGCGCGCGACCAACAACGCCGTCACCGCAGGTACGATCACCAACCCGCCGCCGATACCCAGCAGGCCGGCGAGCAGCCCGGCCGCGGCGCCGGTGGACAGCAACGCAATCCATTCGATCATCGGCACGTCTCGAATCCATCTCCGTCGTTCTGAGCGAAACACATCATGACGTCCAGGCTCTCATCGTTCCTCTCCGTGGCCCCTCGCGCCCTCGCCTTCGCGGCCGCGCTGGCCGCGGTTCTCGCCGCGCAGGCCCTTGCCTTGCCGCCGGCGCTGGCCCAGCCGGTGGCCGCCGCGGGACCCGCGACCCCGGCCGAGCAGCGCGAGATCTTCCGCGAAGCCTGGGCCCGCGCCGGTCGCGGCGACCACGAGTTCCTGGCCCGGGCGATCGCCCGCCTGCCCGATTATCCGCTGACGCCCTACCTCGAGTTCGAACTGCGGCGCCAGCGCCTCGCGGACTACGACCCGGCGTCGATGAGTCGCTTTCTCGCCCGCCACCGCGACTGGTCCTTTCACGATCGCCTGGTCCGAGCCTGGCAGCGCCACCTGGCGCGTTCCGGCCAGTTCGACGCGCTGCGCCGGTACGTGCCGGAGAGCGAGGATGCGGAGGTCCGCTGCCTCGAGCTGCGCGACCGGCTGCGCGCCGGCGAAGACAGCGAGTCGCTCGAGGACCGGGCCGGCGCGCTCTGGCTGAGTCCCGTTTCCCGACCGGCCGCCTGCGATCCGCTGTTCGCGTGGTGGCGGCGGCAGGGCCACCCGGACACGGAGATCGCGTGGCAGCGCTTCGGTCTCGCCGTCGAGGCCGGCGAGCTGGCGCTGGCCGGCTATCTGCGGCGATACCTCGCGCCGCTCGATCGGCCGCTGGCCGAGGGCTGGTTGAAGATGGCGCGCCGTCCCGCGTCGGGCCTCGCCGACGCCCGGGGCTGGCCGGACCAGCCGAGGCCGCGCCAGCTCGTGGCCTGGGGGCTGCATCGCCTGGCCGGCCAGGACTGGGCCAGTGCCTCGACGTGGCTGGGCCGGTTCCAGGCCCGGATGCAGTTCGAAGACGACGAGATCGCGCCGGTCCGGCGCCGGATCGCCCTGTTCCAGGCCGTCGACCTGGATCCGGGTGCGGTCGCGACGATCGATGCGCTGCCCGACGACTGGATCGACGACCAGTTGCTGCAATGGCGGCTGCGCGTCGCCCTGGTGCACGGCGACTGGGCCGCGGTGCTCGACAGCGTGCAGCGCATGTCGGCCGAAGCGCAGCTGGAGGGACGCTGGCGCTACTGGCGCGGCCGGGCGCTGGCCGCGCTGGGGCGGCCCGAGGCCGGGCTGGTGCTCGGTACGCTGGCTGCCGAGGCCGATTACTACGGGTTCCTAGCCGCGCTGCGGACCGACCAACCGCTGACCCTGTGCAGCCGCGAGCTTCCGGCCGACGGCGATCTCCAGCGGCGCCTGCTGCGCGATGCCGAGTTCGCCCGTGCGCTCGAGCTGTATCGGGTCGGCTTGAACCATGACGCGCGCTGGACCTGGAACCGGGTCAGCGACCGACTGCGCGCCGCCGAGCTCGAACAGGCCGCGCTGCTGGCGTCGGCGGAGGGCTGGCACGATCGCGCCATCACGGCGCTGGCCCGCGCCGGGGCGAGCACGGCCTATCCCTGGCGGTTTCCGATCGTCGAGCGCGAACGGATCGAGCGGACCGCCGCCCGCCACGGGGTCGACCCGGCGCTGGTTCTCGGATTGATGCGCGCCGAGTCGGCGATGCAGGCCGACGCGCGCTCCTCGGCCGACGCCCGCGGTCTGCTGCAGCTGGTCGACGGCACCGCTCGCGGTGTGGCGGCGCGCTTCGGTCTTCCGTACCGCGGGCCGTCGGATCTCTACGACCCGGCGCGCAATCTCGCCCTCGGCATCGCCCACCTCGGCGAACTGCAGCAGCGGTTTGCCGGCGAATTCACCCGGGTCGCTGCCGCCTACAACGCCGGGCCGGGGGCGGCCGAGCGCTGGCAGCAGGAGCGTCGAGGCCTGCCCGCCGACATCTGGATCGAGACCCTGCCGTACTTCGAGACCCGTGACTACGTGCCGCGGGTCCTCGCCTTCGCCACCGTCTACGAATGGCAGCTGCAGCGATCGCCCTCGCTGCTGGCCCGTCACGTGATCGGCCGGGGCGATGCCGGCGCGTTCGCCTGCCCGCAGCCGAACGCCGCCCCGTCCGGGCCGATTTCGGCACAATAGGCGAACGGCGGTTGCGGCGCACGGCCTGGACCGGTCGCCCGGCCGAAGAGATCCTCGATCGCGCCACCGATTCGACCCGGAGAACACGATGACCAAGAAGATCCTGATGCTCGGCGGCTCCGGCTTCGTCGGCAGCCACCTGACGCGTCGCCTGGCGGCCGACGGACACCGGATCACCGTGATCACGCGCTACGCGCCCGGTGCCCGACACCTGAAGGTGGTCCCCGGCACCCGGATCGAGACGCTCGATCCCTACGACGTCGATGCCCTGACCGGGACCCTGGCCGGCCACGATGCGCTAGTCAACCTGGTCGGCATCCTCAACGAGCGGGGCTTCGGCGGCGACGGGTTCCGCCGCGCCCACGTCACCCTGGTCGAAGGCGCGATCGAAGCCTGCCGGCGAGCCGGCGTCGGTCGACTGATCCACATGAGCGCGCTGAACGCCGGTGCCGGCGACAGCCACTACCTGAGGACCCGGGGCGAGGGCGAAGCCCGGGTACGCGAGTCCGGACTGGACTGGACCCTGTTCCGGCCGTCGACCATCTTCGGACCCGACGACTCCTTCCTGAATCGCTTCGCCGGGCTGCTGGCGATCTCCCCGGTCCTGCCGCTGGCGCGGCCCGGGGCGCGCTTCGCACCGGTCTACGTCGACGACGTGGTCGAGGCCTTCGCGCGCGCGCTGGAACGTGACGATGCGACCGGCCAGACCTACGAACTCTGCGGGGCCGAGACCTGGACGCTGGCCGAGCTGGTGCGATGGGTCGCCCGGCAGCGGGGCATGCGCCGCTGGGTCGTCGGGCTGCCCGACGCGTTGGGCTGGCTGCAGGGGCGGATCTTCGATTTCGTCCCCGGGCGCCCGTTCTCGTCGGACAACTTCAAGTCGCTTCGCGTGGATTCGGTGTGTAGCGATCCGGGCTTCGAACGGCTCGGCATGGCGCCCTGGGGCCTGTCGGAAAAAGCGGTCGACTGGTTGGCCGATGGCGGCCGACAGTCGCGCTACCGGCGCTTCCGCCAGCACGCACGGCGCGGCTGACCGTGCGCCCGGACTGGGCCGCTGACCCGCTGCTCGACGGC encodes the following:
- the ppa gene encoding inorganic diphosphatase, with amino-acid sequence MNVNQISAGENPPDDFNVIIEIPNEGEPVKYEVDKDTGAIHVDRLLATSMRYPCNYGFIPNTLAEDGDPVDVMVLIRPKLIPGSVIRCRPIGYLEMSDDAGRDVKIAALPIDRISPLHEDIRSIDDVAKFSRRQIRHFFAHYKDLEMGKWVEVLGWHGPDDARREILAGIERAAGRSR
- the yihA gene encoding ribosome biogenesis GTP-binding protein YihA/YsxC is translated as MSDIRRLLHSAVYRISVHNRPQLPPDEGIEVAVAGRSNAGKSSLINRLCRQTSLARTSRTPGRTRQLVFFQLDEQRHLVDLPGYGYAAVSGDMKKHWQGLIQGYLEKRAALAGLVIVMDIRHPLKDTDRQLAEFALHRHLPMHVVLTKADKLGHGKRVEAVRAVRQAFGGRATVQAFSATKGIGLEDLEAVMAAWYGVDVQGG
- a CDS encoding cytochrome c4, with the protein product MLRAALLLLALASTAAFGAGDPAAGESKASVCAACHGMDGNSQIAQWPKIAGQHADYTARQTRMVRDQQREVPQMYPIVMNLSDEDIADIAAWYATQEIEPGVADEALVDLGRSIYHGGNIESGVPSCMACHGPTGNGIPEMGYPMLRAQHADYTADRLRRYRDGQSYDSNSAIMVGVAANLTDEEIDAVSSYIEGLHRSAPAGN
- a CDS encoding thiol:disulfide interchange protein DsbA/DsbL; amino-acid sequence: MTAATRLVAGATFFVGLLFAPLAQAQFVEGTHFERIDGPAAAETDGGIEVVEVFSYMCPHCRNFQPYVSAWEEELAEDVTFRRVPVSFNRSWEPFARAYVTANVMDILDESHVALFEALHDERRSIRTLSDLAEFHSQFGVDAEAFESTAGSFPVEAAMRKGRAELGKWGIRSTPTLVINGKWRVSPQRGSTFEDMLAVADYLIERERAETAAGTDDDSAGEADAGAAATAES
- a CDS encoding endonuclease/exonuclease/phosphatase family protein translates to MGPLHVTGEGPDQLRLVSYNIQAGTSTANYREYVTRSWRQVLPNNQRIDNLDAIADLVGPYDIVGLQEVDCGSLRSGFVNQAKYIASHAGFPWWTHQANRKVGVIAHAGNGVLSRYAPDQVDEHRLPGAIPGRGALVLKFGGGPDALWLVVLHLALGRRARLQQLRYVAHLVDRQPNVVVMGDLNAGPESREIREFCSNAGLIEPRRDLLTFPSWRPQRAIDHILVSPGLDVLELDVLPSTLSDHRPLAMTIGLPAGVSLQRHAQGNDQQ
- a CDS encoding sulfite exporter TauE/SafE family protein, with the protein product MIEWIALLSTGAAAGLLAGLLGIGGGLVIVPAVTALLVARGLSVDAAVPAAVATALGSMLLTSASSALAHARGGRMDWAAALRLGPALALGGLFGGWIAPALGGAVLARVFGALAAVIGLRMLFAVRPARAHRPAKARGWWAAGPLIGALSALIGIGGGSFNVPYLVHNGYSPLRAVAVAAACGWPIALAGATGFALRGLEPGAVPGLFGHLYLPGMVLVGLAGLASAPLGARLAERLGSERLGRVFGALLLVVALRMALQ
- a CDS encoding lytic transglycosylase domain-containing protein; this encodes MTSRLSSFLSVAPRALAFAAALAAVLAAQALALPPALAQPVAAAGPATPAEQREIFREAWARAGRGDHEFLARAIARLPDYPLTPYLEFELRRQRLADYDPASMSRFLARHRDWSFHDRLVRAWQRHLARSGQFDALRRYVPESEDAEVRCLELRDRLRAGEDSESLEDRAGALWLSPVSRPAACDPLFAWWRRQGHPDTEIAWQRFGLAVEAGELALAGYLRRYLAPLDRPLAEGWLKMARRPASGLADARGWPDQPRPRQLVAWGLHRLAGQDWASASTWLGRFQARMQFEDDEIAPVRRRIALFQAVDLDPGAVATIDALPDDWIDDQLLQWRLRVALVHGDWAAVLDSVQRMSAEAQLEGRWRYWRGRALAALGRPEAGLVLGTLAAEADYYGFLAALRTDQPLTLCSRELPADGDLQRRLLRDAEFARALELYRVGLNHDARWTWNRVSDRLRAAELEQAALLASAEGWHDRAITALARAGASTAYPWRFPIVERERIERTAARHGVDPALVLGLMRAESAMQADARSSADARGLLQLVDGTARGVAARFGLPYRGPSDLYDPARNLALGIAHLGELQQRFAGEFTRVAAAYNAGPGAAERWQQERRGLPADIWIETLPYFETRDYVPRVLAFATVYEWQLQRSPSLLARHVIGRGDAGAFACPQPNAAPSGPISAQ
- a CDS encoding complex I NDUFA9 subunit family protein; protein product: MTKKILMLGGSGFVGSHLTRRLAADGHRITVITRYAPGARHLKVVPGTRIETLDPYDVDALTGTLAGHDALVNLVGILNERGFGGDGFRRAHVTLVEGAIEACRRAGVGRLIHMSALNAGAGDSHYLRTRGEGEARVRESGLDWTLFRPSTIFGPDDSFLNRFAGLLAISPVLPLARPGARFAPVYVDDVVEAFARALERDDATGQTYELCGAETWTLAELVRWVARQRGMRRWVVGLPDALGWLQGRIFDFVPGRPFSSDNFKSLRVDSVCSDPGFERLGMAPWGLSEKAVDWLADGGRQSRYRRFRQHARRG